A single genomic interval of Picosynechococcus sp. PCC 7003 harbors:
- a CDS encoding late competence development ComFB family protein: MNQPSVPSPGKGNRRAYQNIMENLVHKEIHRQLKRLPQKLADYIDVVEVATYALNRVPPLYASSERGKERQEEKGILDLKQQISIAVRQAIAAVQRDPLRSSTPLAPAQYAQYEIAETCLRDLEKLLRDSYLIESDAPDMDWDTLKIIVAKALKKAATQGIVHRRIEEVITEWEYQTYMPPVFDWQDPRYKF, encoded by the coding sequence ATGAATCAGCCATCTGTGCCCTCACCAGGAAAGGGTAATCGCCGTGCTTACCAAAATATTATGGAAAACCTGGTGCACAAGGAAATCCACCGACAACTCAAGCGCCTGCCACAAAAATTAGCAGATTATATTGATGTGGTGGAGGTGGCAACCTATGCTTTGAACCGGGTGCCTCCCCTCTATGCCTCCAGCGAACGGGGTAAAGAGCGCCAAGAAGAAAAAGGCATCCTTGATCTAAAGCAACAAATTAGTATTGCTGTTCGCCAGGCGATCGCCGCTGTCCAACGGGATCCTTTGCGCTCCTCAACGCCCCTCGCACCGGCCCAATATGCCCAGTATGAAATCGCCGAAACCTGCCTGCGCGACCTCGAAAAGCTCCTGCGGGACTCCTATCTCATCGAATCAGATGCCCCGGATATGGATTGGGATACCCTAAAAATCATTGTCGCTAAAGCCCTCAAAAAAGCAGCCACCCAGGGCATTGTGCACCGCCGCATTGAAGAGGTGATTACAGAATGGGAATATCAAACCTATATGCCCCCTGTCTTTGATTGGCAAGATCCCCGCTACAAATTTTAA
- the sfsA gene encoding DNA/RNA nuclease SfsA encodes MTVPASPFVYRYPELIPGTLRKRYKRFLADIELASGEIVTAHCPNTGPMTGVCELGAPVMLSKSDNPKRKLAYTWEMIQLHTPEPTWVGVNTALPNRVIKAMLLAKQIPELADHYDTVRPEVRYGTANKSRIDFLLTGEGRSPLYVEVKNTTWTKGDLALFPDTETTRGQKHLQELIDIVPGAKAVMLYFINRGDCTRFAPGDSKDPKYGELFRQAIAAGIQILPCRFAVSPEGIRYLGLASWEAAEVSEAC; translated from the coding sequence ATGACTGTCCCTGCATCACCTTTTGTTTATCGTTATCCTGAATTGATCCCTGGCACCCTGCGGAAACGCTACAAACGTTTCTTGGCCGATATTGAATTAGCCTCCGGGGAAATCGTGACGGCCCATTGCCCAAATACGGGGCCAATGACGGGGGTTTGTGAATTGGGAGCGCCGGTGATGCTCTCAAAAAGCGATAATCCGAAGCGAAAACTGGCCTACACCTGGGAGATGATCCAGCTACACACCCCAGAACCAACTTGGGTCGGGGTCAACACCGCGTTACCCAACCGGGTAATCAAAGCGATGCTTTTGGCGAAGCAAATTCCCGAATTAGCTGACCACTATGACACGGTGCGTCCAGAGGTGCGCTACGGCACCGCAAATAAAAGTCGCATTGATTTTCTCCTGACGGGGGAAGGGCGATCGCCCCTTTATGTGGAAGTTAAAAATACCACCTGGACTAAAGGCGACCTGGCGCTTTTTCCTGATACCGAAACCACCAGGGGGCAAAAGCATCTCCAAGAACTCATCGACATTGTGCCTGGAGCAAAAGCCGTGATGCTCTATTTCATCAATCGGGGCGATTGCACCCGGTTTGCCCCTGGGGATAGTAAAGACCCGAAGTATGGGGAATTGTTCCGTCAGGCGATCGCCGCCGGCATCCAAATTCTTCCCTGTCGCTTTGCCGTCAGTCCAGAGGGTATTCGTTACTTGGGCTTGGCCTCCTGGGAAGCGGCGGAAGTTTCTGAAGCTTGTTAA
- a CDS encoding class I SAM-dependent methyltransferase has product MILSPSQRQKLDSSDDQLFYDYPRFVTHVDDGFIDQLTQLYGTLLQPNDRVLDLMSSWVSHLPDFAFREVVGHGMNAAELAKNRRLDRYFVQNLNTDPKLPLADQSFEAVLVAVSVQYLQYPEAVFAEIQRVLTPGGICIVSFSNRMFYQKAIAAWRDSTDTDHLQLVQHYFQQTPGFDKPTVVTQRSDQPLLLQMLGLGHRDPFYAVYARRQSLGGGVEESQQLLT; this is encoded by the coding sequence ATGATTCTTTCCCCTAGCCAACGGCAGAAGCTCGATTCTAGCGATGATCAGCTTTTTTATGATTACCCCCGGTTTGTGACCCACGTCGATGATGGCTTTATTGACCAGTTAACCCAACTCTATGGCACCTTACTGCAGCCCAACGACCGGGTTCTAGATTTAATGAGCAGTTGGGTCTCCCATTTGCCCGATTTCGCGTTTCGGGAAGTGGTTGGCCACGGAATGAACGCGGCGGAACTGGCGAAAAACCGTCGTCTGGATCGCTATTTTGTCCAAAACCTCAACACAGATCCCAAATTGCCATTGGCAGACCAAAGCTTTGAAGCCGTTTTGGTGGCGGTCTCAGTGCAATATCTCCAATATCCGGAGGCGGTGTTTGCAGAAATTCAGCGGGTACTGACCCCAGGGGGGATTTGTATTGTTAGTTTTTCGAATCGGATGTTTTACCAAAAGGCGATCGCCGCTTGGCGGGACAGTACCGACACTGATCATCTCCAGCTTGTGCAGCATTACTTCCAGCAGACCCCAGGCTTTGACAAACCCACCGTGGTAACACAACGGAGCGACCAGCCCCTGCTGTTACAGATGTTGGGTCTAGGCCACCGGGATCCGTTTTATGCGGTGTATGCCCGACGGCAGTCCCTCGGAGGTGGCGTAGAGGAGTCGCAACAATTGTTAACTTAA
- a CDS encoding PP2C family serine/threonine-protein phosphatase gives MDISKVTISCGKNDCPGVASLAQSHCPLCQAPVIKRYLRVVGAPQLNLTPQTLVGEGDRYWVTETPDILLDTKPALPPVLTETLPPAIESYLRLSPHLLHIPKVFGLLTPQEGWLLEYPSVALDETGYPRWPNLFMPLTEAWQTATPLQQLNWLMQIAALLPDFVDHGVVPSVYYLADWAVHGGIIQVQKLRFEPSQPLNLVRLGNLWAELLETVAPVIQPFCHRLQQGLSQGQIQDPQQLYGILRQGVLELGRSPLEYHYRLYTQTDAGPSRDHNEDACFPPPGKVYPDAPLAIVCDGIGGHEQGEVASAIAIEQLQTQLANLTDYPPDQTAQIQEKLAAAVLQANDVICDRNDQENRQDRNRMGTTVVMAWVNAPELYLTHVGDSRIYRITTTSCHQLTYDDDLGSREVRLGYALYKDALAYPGSGALVQALGMNPSHSLHPTVTSLVLDQDAIYLLCSDGLSDDGQVEGHWAAEIAPLIQGEKDLTQVGDRLIEIANTKNGHDNSTIALLQVKVQGEVPETPIPYPKLTQLQPTFVQPKAHPPAATQMSRLRGRKTTMSPNRLLLILAGGLCLLGVGSLLWQRWQREPLGSSPTTRPPTINPVPITDVTEDPPTVTVPAGEPEETTLPLSKNQIFQLQGNRSLTAYATPEAIATTTADPLLILGGSILRVEQINGDNQVMLKLCQKGDQSTPPSRKLLTEGNNAWVALADLEGQLTPDFTVPPVNPCVSSALE, from the coding sequence ATGGATATTTCTAAGGTAACGATTTCTTGTGGGAAAAACGACTGCCCAGGGGTAGCTTCGTTGGCCCAATCCCATTGTCCCCTCTGCCAAGCGCCGGTGATCAAGCGCTATCTTCGGGTTGTGGGAGCACCCCAGTTGAACCTGACGCCCCAAACTCTCGTGGGGGAAGGCGATCGCTATTGGGTGACAGAAACCCCAGATATTCTCTTAGATACGAAGCCCGCATTGCCTCCGGTACTGACCGAAACCCTCCCCCCAGCCATCGAAAGTTATTTGCGGCTCTCGCCCCATCTGCTCCATATTCCCAAGGTATTTGGCCTGTTGACGCCCCAGGAAGGGTGGCTACTGGAATATCCGTCGGTGGCCCTTGATGAAACAGGTTATCCGCGTTGGCCAAATTTATTTATGCCCCTCACGGAGGCCTGGCAGACCGCAACTCCCCTGCAACAACTCAACTGGCTCATGCAAATCGCGGCGCTGTTACCGGATTTTGTAGACCATGGAGTGGTTCCGAGCGTTTACTATCTGGCGGATTGGGCTGTCCATGGGGGCATTATTCAGGTGCAAAAACTGCGCTTTGAACCCAGCCAGCCTTTAAATTTGGTGCGCCTGGGGAATTTGTGGGCCGAGTTACTCGAAACCGTGGCCCCTGTGATTCAACCTTTTTGTCATCGTCTCCAGCAGGGGTTGAGCCAAGGCCAGATCCAAGATCCCCAGCAGCTTTATGGGATTTTGCGCCAGGGGGTGTTGGAATTGGGGCGATCGCCCCTGGAATATCATTACCGCCTCTATACCCAAACCGATGCTGGCCCCAGCCGTGATCACAATGAGGATGCTTGTTTTCCGCCCCCCGGCAAAGTTTATCCCGATGCGCCTCTGGCGATTGTTTGTGATGGCATTGGTGGCCATGAACAGGGGGAAGTGGCCTCGGCGATCGCCATTGAGCAACTGCAAACCCAACTGGCAAACCTCACGGATTACCCACCGGATCAGACCGCCCAAATCCAAGAAAAATTAGCTGCTGCCGTGCTCCAGGCCAACGATGTGATTTGCGATCGCAACGACCAAGAAAATCGCCAAGACCGAAACCGCATGGGCACCACCGTTGTTATGGCCTGGGTTAATGCCCCCGAACTCTACCTGACCCACGTGGGGGACTCCCGCATTTATCGCATCACTACCACCAGTTGCCACCAGCTCACCTACGATGATGATCTCGGCTCCCGGGAAGTGCGCCTCGGCTATGCCCTCTACAAAGACGCCCTGGCCTACCCCGGATCTGGGGCTTTGGTGCAAGCTTTGGGGATGAACCCGTCCCACTCCCTCCACCCCACCGTAACCTCCCTGGTGCTGGATCAAGATGCGATCTATCTCCTGTGTTCCGATGGCCTCAGTGATGATGGCCAGGTAGAAGGCCATTGGGCCGCAGAAATTGCCCCCCTCATCCAAGGTGAAAAAGATCTGACCCAAGTGGGCGATCGCCTCATTGAAATTGCCAATACCAAAAATGGCCACGACAACAGCACTATCGCACTGCTCCAGGTCAAGGTGCAAGGAGAAGTTCCCGAAACCCCCATCCCCTACCCAAAACTCACCCAACTACAACCGACCTTTGTCCAACCCAAGGCCCATCCCCCTGCAGCAACCCAAATGTCTCGGCTCCGGGGGCGCAAAACGACAATGTCCCCCAATCGTCTATTACTGATCTTGGCAGGAGGTCTGTGTTTGCTGGGGGTCGGCAGTTTACTGTGGCAGCGTTGGCAGCGAGAACCCTTAGGTAGTTCCCCGACGACGAGGCCACCAACGATTAACCCTGTCCCGATTACGGATGTCACCGAAGATCCACCGACGGTAACAGTGCCCGCAGGAGAACCAGAAGAAACAACCCTACCCCTCAGCAAAAACCAAATTTTTCAGCTCCAGGGAAATCGCTCCCTCACGGCCTACGCCACACCAGAGGCGATCGCCACCACCACCGCTGATCCATTGTTAATTTTGGGCGGCAGTATTCTACGGGTCGAACAAATTAATGGGGACAATCAAGTCATGCTCAAACTCTGTCAAAAAGGCGATCAAAGCACTCCTCCCAGCCGTAAACTCCTGACCGAGGGAAATAATGCTTGGGTAGCCCTCGCTGACCTAGAAGGGCAATTGACCCCTGATTTTACGGTGCCCCCCGTGAACCCCTGCGTGTCATCTGCTTTGGAGTAA